The following is a genomic window from Prunus persica cultivar Lovell chromosome G7, Prunus_persica_NCBIv2, whole genome shotgun sequence.
GTAGAATTTTGTCCAGTATGTGGCTTTCCTGTGAAGAAAGCGAACTCGAGAGAGACTAACTTCAAAAACTTAACAAAGATTCTTCAATGTGTGTAGAGTTTGCTCTAATTGTTCAAGGTCACTGGAATATTTGTTTTATCGGGAATAGGATCCTACTTCAAGGTTAGTGTAATGAGGATAGCATGTGGCTGGCCCTCTCAATGCTACCCAAGACACTTGGAAACCCCCAAGACTAACTTTATCTGTGTTCCTAGCCTCCAAATAAATACAGTATGAGACCTCAATGTTCCCATGTTGGGACTTCtagttctcatttttttttcttttttctgtttctctttCCTGTTCTTCTAATTAGGACGAGTGGCAAAGAGGCTTGAAAGAGCTACATGTCGACACTATTTCTAAATTAAAGAAAGCACTCCCGGGTTTGGAGAAAGAGGTATTCAcatcttcctttcttttccttttggatACTATTGGAGTCGTGATGGAATTGTTATTGAGGTGATTTGGTACATAATACCGGATGATGCTTGAaaggaagaaatatttgtTGGTACTGATCttgctttttgtgttttttgatAGTTGATGACCCCACCcaaatttgaagatttttaTGCATATGCATTTCGATACTGCTTGACAGGTGAGCTTAGTCTTGAGAggcatttctttttcttatattaagtgaaaaccttttttttcatGGAAATCTCTGTGTCAAATTGGTTAAATTTTCAGAAGAAAGGCAAAAGAGTGTAGACATTGAGACTGTATGTGAATTACTGAATCTCGTATTGGGTCCCCTATACCGTCTCCAGGTTGATTTATTAATTAAGTATTTGAAGGTATGTAGCTGTGGCAGCTGTTCATGTCCCATTTCACTTTTCTGTTAAGTAATTGGCTCCTCAACACAATTGTTTTCTGAACTAGGTTCCACAATTGTTCTGTGATgcttggttttaattttggcaGGTCCAAAGTGAGTACAGAGCATTAAATATGGATCAGTGGTTACATTTTTACCGTTTTTGCAAGGAGGtaaacttattatttttgtttttattttctccagAAATTCTAGTTCATATGTTTCTTTGTACCTTTTAACGTTTTGTTGTTGAGTTGCAGGGCCTGGAAAGTGGCCCTGGTTTTAAGATTATGCAATTAGATGAGTTTCTTGTTTGGCTTGAAATCCTAACCATGATTTTGGAAGGCTAAACATGTGTAAAAAAAGTACAAGATTATGATAAGACTATCCATTCGTGTAAAATAATTGGAAAGTATGCAATCAGTGAGTTGTGTGCTCAGGAATAATCTCAAGTCTAATTGACCTATTTGACAGTTTAAACTCATAAACACCAAACAATGGCCCATAATGGGAATATAAAGGTGAAAACCTCGATTCGAGGGATTTAGCACTTCCTGTGCCTGGATCTAACTTTCTGACTTCTAtctaactttttgttttaattcaaTGAATCTTTACTTTTGGCAGATAAGTTTTCCGGACCTTCAAAACTATGATTCGGATCAAGCATGGCCTGTGATTATTGATAATTTTGTTGAATGGATGAGAGACGAGCAAAGCTAATTTTGGCATCCTCCTGTTAGAATACACTGCTGACCTATAAGAAGGTATAAGAATTCTCCTCTTTttatatctttcttttcttcccatTTATTGGGGGTggatattgtaatttagattgcATCATTGATTTTCAAACTAGAAGAATGGTTTAGATCCACATTTGTGACTTGACTTTGGTCTGTTTGATCGAATTGCAGGGGTTGGCAAGAATTCCAGCTATGGTTTTAACTAACAAAAGATTTGTGCTTGCGTTTTTCTTCTAGGGGGTGGTTTGGAGAGCTGGCTCTCAAGAGAAATGCTGCAGTTTTTGTGATGAGAAAATTTTGCAAGTgtctaattatataaaaaaatgttttgcACTCTGTTTATTTTCCACTGCCcgtattatttaatttgtggTTTTCTTCTCTGAGCTGCTATGAATTGCAGCTTCAATTGATAAAATTGTTGCTTAGAattcttttattataaaaagaatGATAATAACCAATTGCGCTGAGCATACTATGATTGATGCATTCTAAAAATTTTGGAtaggaaagggaaaaaagaaggaaagactATCATGGATGGATGGAGTATTTAAACATTCGTGATTCTTTGAATTGATTGAGATGAACTAATCCATAATCGAAATCAGAATAAGGTGTTCAACCTGGCTGCTCGTCAAGTTCGATAACAATGACTTCAAAATTTGATAACATGGACACGTACATGCAGGCCGCACGTTTGTAACTTGTCAGCCTACTTATTATTGCACGCAAAACAATTGtacatttattttcctttcataATGTAAATACAAATCTCCAACCTACTTAAATTAATCCTCTACcacacataaaataaattggatTCAATTCAATAATCACTAGTCACTCAATGAATtgatgctttatatatattaaacacGAAAATAGCTGCGAGTTTCTATACGATCATCAATTAGAAATTTCATTCTAGACGGCTGAAATCTCCTGTAAAATCGGAGCAAGAAGATAATGTAGGAGATGTAACACTCTTCTCATTCGTCGAGAATCCATGAATTTGAAGCTGTAGTTTAAGAGAATGTACATATTAAGAATGAATTATTTTGGAAACTAAGTTTAAGATTAATGAAAAGAATCTTAATTGTCATCAAGAAAAAGTTGGTGATTTTACCTTGCGCCGAAATCTTCCAGTCGCTATCATATGTGAGGGCCCAAAAGAAGTATCCACGAAGCCCAAGGGCTTGAGCATACCCTATCTTGGAGGTTGTAGTAAACGCATCATCAAACGAAACCCATGAAGACCCGTTAAAAGAATATACTGTCATAGTGTCCACGTCATACACTACGGTTGCGCCCGACTGGTTCAGCAGTGTCTCCACCTGATGGAACAACAGCTGCCCATCTCCTGGGCCTGGCCCAACAGCAGTAGCTCCAATACTATGATTATTTGGGTCTTTGAGCTCCCATGTCCGGCCGTAGAGTGGCAAGCCCATAACTAGCTTCTTTGGGGGTATCCCGGCCTTGATCCATGACCTAAGCCCGTATATGGAGTTTACTTTACTCTTCGGGTCAAGCAATGCTGCATTGGGCCCTGTGGTATTGCTCCAAGCCCCGTTATAGTCGAAACACATTGCATTAATCCAGTCCAAGTATTTATTCATGTGCGGCATTGGGTAGGAGCGGGGGACATTGGCCAAGAAGAAGTCGGCCGAGAAGTAGACGGCGGCGGTGAGTAGGAGAGGAGGGCGGGCTGTGGATTTAGCCTCTTTCTTGAGTGCGTGGCGCCATTCTTTGAGCAAGTGGCCCAAGtccttcatttcttttggGCTTTTAGGGAATTCCCAATCAAGATCCAGCCCATCAAACCCAAACTTACGTGCAACCTCTATGGCAGAGTGTATGAAATGTGAACGTGAGGAGGGCTCCGAGGCCATGCGAGCAAAGATTTTAGGTAGTTCTGGGTCATCTCCGCCACCACCTAAGGACAAGAGGGTCTTCACTGGTGGATGTTTGTGATGGAGGGTGGTGGTGAAATTGGAGAGAAGCAAAGCTGTTGAATTTGACAAGTCAAATTTGAAAGTGACATCGTTTGGCACAAGAAAGGCATAGAAGATGTGAGTGAAGAATGATGTGTTTATAGCTGAAGGTGGGAAATCATCTGACAACCATGAAGGATAATAGGCCGACTTCACAGGGGGAGGAGGGTCTGAAAGCGAGTCTGCCATACAGCCAGTGTTGAAGATCATCAAGGAACAGGAAAGCAAAAGAATATGCACCAAGTCATTGAGGCTTGCCATTTCTAGGCTGTGAGAAAAGTAGACTGACTACCCAGTGGTAACTAGGAAGGGCTATATGCTATATATTATTCGAAGCTTGAAACGTATTTGGTGTatagtttttgtatttatcCACCACAGCATGCATTAAAGAAATAAGAATGCATATAAAAATGATGGAAGGGGTTAAGCAAAACGTTAAAATTCCTGCCTATATAATCCAGAAAGTGGTTGTATGTATTTTAAGTAATTTTGAGTTAAGAATTGTCGATGTTTTGACTGCTACTAGTACTATATCTATTCTATTCTAGAAATTAAGCCGTCCGTTATGACTTATTCAGAGCAGTGTTGTGTTGTATAATTAAAAACGATAGAGTCGCATTCAacttatatgtatatatatacattctaTTTAGTTCTAAAATCAAATAGTCATTTATTTACAACAGTGAGAATATTATATTATCAAGTGTCCAAAGTTTGATTTTGTGGATTTTGTGGTCGTCTCTACATTTGATGTATGCTTGTGGAGATGATCAATGCTTGGACAGGGAAGTCACGAGTAAGCAGAAGCTCCAATCATAACAACACAGGCTTCACAAGCAAATGGTTTTTCAAACCAACCTTAGAACGACAACATACCAAAATTTTACTTTAAACCACTTGTCTTCACTTAATT
Proteins encoded in this region:
- the LOC18770922 gene encoding DCN1-like protein 5 isoform X1, which gives rise to MPRASKRKAAPSTSTSVTSCDAVPPRAASGKCKSRKVVDRIGSLFELYANQSLNMIDPEGIEALCSDLGVDHTNVRILMLAWKMKAEKQGYFSRDEWQRGLKELHVDTISKLKKALPGLEKELMTPPKFEDFYAYAFRYCLTEERQKSVDIETVCELLNLVLGPLYRLQVDLLIKYLKVQSEYRALNMDQWLHFYRFCKEISFPDLQNYDSDQAWPVIIDNFVEWMRDEQS
- the LOC18770922 gene encoding DCN1-like protein 5 isoform X2 yields the protein MPRASKRKAAPSTSTSVTSCDAVPPRAGKCKSRKVVDRIGSLFELYANQSLNMIDPEGIEALCSDLGVDHTNVRILMLAWKMKAEKQGYFSRDEWQRGLKELHVDTISKLKKALPGLEKELMTPPKFEDFYAYAFRYCLTEERQKSVDIETVCELLNLVLGPLYRLQVDLLIKYLKVQSEYRALNMDQWLHFYRFCKEISFPDLQNYDSDQAWPVIIDNFVEWMRDEQS
- the LOC18769527 gene encoding acidic mammalian chitinase — its product is MASLNDLVHILLLSCSLMIFNTGCMADSLSDPPPPVKSAYYPSWLSDDFPPSAINTSFFTHIFYAFLVPNDVTFKFDLSNSTALLLSNFTTTLHHKHPPVKTLLSLGGGGDDPELPKIFARMASEPSSRSHFIHSAIEVARKFGFDGLDLDWEFPKSPKEMKDLGHLLKEWRHALKKEAKSTARPPLLLTAAVYFSADFFLANVPRSYPMPHMNKYLDWINAMCFDYNGAWSNTTGPNAALLDPKSKVNSIYGLRSWIKAGIPPKKLVMGLPLYGRTWELKDPNNHSIGATAVGPGPGDGQLLFHQVETLLNQSGATVVYDVDTMTVYSFNGSSWVSFDDAFTTTSKIGYAQALGLRGYFFWALTYDSDWKISAQASNSWILDE